One Uloborus diversus isolate 005 unplaced genomic scaffold, Udiv.v.3.1 scaffold_833, whole genome shotgun sequence DNA window includes the following coding sequences:
- the LOC129233961 gene encoding uncharacterized protein K02A2.6-like, whose translation MKKESIHNLDSDHESEEWVNKVEDKGKDIKCLMLINGKEVTFQVDTGATVNILPKHYATGIDPCHKVLKMWNGSTLEPVGVHREHVINPKNNKRYNIEFTIVDKEHIQPLLGLKAIQAMKLITIQEKEFQSVNIVNITDYNNIFSEGIGDLPGIVHLQTDPNISPSTMPVHRVPIALRDKLKKELDQLEEKGIIRKITEPTSWTSNIVCVEKPNGKLRICLNPLELNKALKRPRYIMPSLEEVLHELNGATVFSKFDLQNGYWHISLDEASSILTTFQTIFGRYCFLRLPFGLNVASEIFQIKMKQSFEGLPGLINIADDVVIFGKDRKEHDENVQLFLQRCKDLNVKLNKEKMELQCDEIIFMGHKISKEGVKPDVKKIQAIIDLKKPNNKEELKRFLGMCNYQMKFLKDYATISEPLYTLLKNDTPWNWTEKQDAALMKLKSLLTEAPTLKIFDFTKPVQVECDASQFGLGAVLMQDSGTIAYASRTLNAAERNYAQIEKEMLAVIWSLEKFHHYVYGRKITVYNDHKPLEAIRKKPLHKAPKRLQSMLLRAQRYNFDLVYKPGTQSLVSDTLSRAPLNTTEQDNKKIDIVCSVHTLPIKGTCLEKIQHESNKDEEILALKEMITKGWPEDKIDVPPNIRNYFDYRDEIGIQEGVVVRGERIVIPKAMRREMKDKIHLGHQGINSCLRRARELIFWPGMSSEIRQFISGCHTCLSYSDRRPQEAIKWHEVAERPFQKVGIDLFVLRDRNYLVTVDYFSQFIEVDYLPDTTSTTVIGKVKHHFARYGIPEIVVTGNDSQLKSSEFDKFCEAWDIKHKQTSPYNSKSNGQVESAVKIVKRIMKRSLFAKEDPYLGLLNYRNTPIENISKSPAQLLLGKRTRTLVPTTNNLFKPSFNSYPEITHRKEDLRQRKSEADYKKSVLPEFQYGDIVYMQPQKKNDTWKKAVVTKTLTPRRLEVTTDNGQKY comes from the coding sequence atgaagaaagaaagtaTTCATAATTTAGATTCAGATCACGAGAGTGAAGAATGGGTGAATAAAGTTGAAGACAAAGGTAAAGACATAAAATGTCTGATGTTAATTAATGGAAAAGAAGTAACTTTTCAGGTAGACACTGGAGCTACAGTAAATATTTTGCCCAAACATTATGCTACTGGCATAGATCCATGTCATAAAGTTCTAAAGATGTGGAACGGTAGTACTTTAGAACCAGTTGGAGTTCATCGTGAACATGTAATCAATCCGAAGAACAACAAAAGGTATAATATTGAGTTTACTATTGTTGACAAGGAACATATACAACCACTTCTAGGGTTGAAGGCTATTCAAGCTATGAAATTGATTACGATCCAAGAGAAAGAATTCCAGTCTGTAAACATAGTAAACATAACTgattataataatatattttctgaaGGAATTGGAGACTTGCCTGGTATTGTTCATCTACAGACTGACCCTAATATCTCACCTTCTACTATGCCTGTACACAGAGTGCCTATTGCTTTGCGAGATAAACTTAAAAAGGAACTGGACCAACTTGAAGAAAAAGGAATTATCCGGAAAATAACTGAACCAACTTCTTGGACAAGTAACATTGTCTGTGTAGAAAAACCAAACGGTAAGTTGAGAATTTGTTTAAATCCGCTTGAATTGAATAAAGCTCTTAAAAGACCAAGATATATTATGCCTAGTTTAGAAGAAGTGCTACATGAATTAAATGGTGCTACAGTTTTTAGCAAATTTGATTTGCAGAATGGCTACTGGCACATTTCTCTTGATGAAGCATCAAGTATACTAACAACATTCCAAACTATTTTTGGACGATATTGTTTTCTGCGCTTGCCTTTTGGCTTGAATGTAGCTTCGGAAATTTTCCAAATTAAGATGAAACAGTCATTTGAAGGTCTTCCTGGACTCATCAATATTGCTGATGATGTAGTAATTTTTGGAAAAGACAGAAAAGAACATGATGAAAATGTACAACTTTTTCTACAGAGATGCAAAGATCTGAATGTGAAGCTCAATAAGGAAAAAATGGAACTGCAATGTGATGAGATTATTTTTATGGGTCACAAAATCTCCAAAGAAGGCGTGAAACCTGATGTAAAGAAAATTCAAGCAATTATTGATCTTAAAAAGCCTAATAATAAAGAAGAATTGAAACGATTCTTGGGAATGTGTAATTATCAGATGAAGTTTCTAAAAGATTATGCTACTATTAGTGAACCATTGTATACTCTTTTAAAGAATGATACTCCATGGAATTGGACAGAGAAACAAGATGCAGCCCTAATGAAGCTGAAGAGTCTACTCACAGAAGcaccaactttgaaaatttttgattttacaaaacCTGTTCAAGTAGAATGTGATGCAAGCCAATTTGGGCTTGgtgcagtattaatgcaagactCGGGTACAATTGCCTATGCAAGTAGAACACTAAATGCTGCGGAGCGTAACTATgctcaaattgaaaaagaaatgttagCTGTTATATGgagtttagaaaaatttcaccATTATGTATATGGAAGAAAAATAACTGTATACAATGACCACAAACCTTTAGAAGCTATTAGAAAGAAACCCTTACACAAGGCACCGAAGCGCTTGCAGAGTATGTTACTTAGAGCTCAAcgttacaattttgatttagtCTACAAGCCCGGAACACAAAGCCTTGTGTCAGATACTTTGTCTAGGGCGCCACTGAATACAACAGAACAGGACAATAAGAAAATTGATATAGTTTGCAGTGTTCACACTCTGCCAATTAAAGGAACCTGTTTAGAGAAAATACAACATGAATCAAATAAAGATGAAGAAATTCtcgctttaaaagaaatgattacaAAGGGATGGCCAGAGGACAAAATTGATGTTCCTCCaaatataagaaattattttgactaTAGAGATGAAATTGGAATTCAAGAAGGTGTTGTAGTAAGAGGAGAAAGAATAGTAATTCCAAAAGCGATGAGAAGAGAAATGAAAGACAAAATTCATCTAGGACACCAAGGTATTAATTCATGCTTAAGAAGAGCAAGAGAGCTTATTTTTTGGCCTGGTATGTCATCTGAAATTAGACAATTCATAAGTGGATGCCATACATGTTTATCATATAGTGATCGTAGACCTCAAGAAGCAATAAAGTGGCATGAAGTAGCAGAAAGACCTTTTCAGAAAGTTggaattgatttatttgttttacgagaTAGAAATTACTTAGTTACTGTGGACTATTTTAGTCAATTTATAGAAGTGGATTATCTACCAGACACGACATCAACAACTGTTATAGGAAAAGTCAAACATCATTTTGCAAGATATGGTATACCAGAAATAGTTGTAACTGGAAATGATTCACAGCTGAAATCTtctgaatttgacaaattttgtgaAGCTTGGGATATTAAACACAAGCAGACCAGTCCATACAATAGTAAATCAAATGGTCAAGTTGAATCTGCCGTAAAAATTGTGAAGAGGATTATGAAAAGGAGTCTCTTTGCAAAAGAAGATCCCTACTTAGGTCTATTGAATTATAGGAATACTccaattgaaaacatttcaaaaagccCAGCACAGTTACTTCTTGGAAAAAGGACAAGGACTCTAGTACCCactacaaataatttatttaagccaTCTTTCAATTCCTATCCTGAAATTACTCATCGCAAAGAAGATCTAAGACAGAGGAAGTCTGAAGCTGATTACAAGAAATCTGTTCTGCCTGAATTTCAGTATGGAGATATAGTGTACATGCAGCCTCAAAAGAAAAATGATACCTGGAAGAAAGCTGTGGTTACAAAGACTTTAACACCTAGAAGATTAGAGGTCACCACGGATAATGGACAAAAATAT